The following coding sequences are from one Diospyros lotus cultivar Yz01 chromosome 7, ASM1463336v1, whole genome shotgun sequence window:
- the LOC127806307 gene encoding protein DETOXIFICATION 16-like isoform X1 encodes MEESPLLPSQRPHIYHGPDGEEQEGGCFRAQVVEETKRQLGLAGPLVAVSLLQYSLQAISVMFVGHLGELALSSAAMATSFASVTGFSVLLGMGSALETLCGQAYGARQYHMLGIYTQRAMLTLLTLAIPLAFIWLNTTTILMLFGQDHDISTEAGKFNVWMVPSLFAYALLQCLNRFLQTQNIVFPMMVCSGATALLHIFVCWVLVFGLGLGSRGAALANSVSNWVNVALLAIYVKFSPACLKTWTGFSGEALHGVLGFLKLAIPSAVMICFEYWSFEMVVLLSGLLPNPQLETSVLSISLNTCWMVYMISVGLGGAISTRVSNELGAGRAQGARLALCVAVIVAVVEGTIVGSGTILVGNVWGKLYSSEEEVVKYVGRMMPLLAVSDFLDGFQCVLSGAARGCGWQNLCAFINLGAYFVVAIPCAVLFAFVLHIGGMGLWMGIICGLCVQVIALVSVNLCTEWDHEARKAVNSVQKTRCVVDSDQITPS; translated from the exons TATACCATGGCCCAGATGGAGAGGAACAAGAAGGCGGCTGTTTTAGAGCACAAGTAGTTGAAGAAACAAAGAGGCAGCTTGGCTTAGCAGGGCCTCTAGTAGCTGTCAGCCTGTTGCAGTATAGCTTGCAGGCGATTTCGGTCATGTTTGTCGGCCATCTCGGCGAGCTGGCCCTCTCCAGTGCTGCCATGGCCACTTCGTTTGCTTCAGTAACAGGTTTCAGCGTGCTG CTAGGAATGGGAAGTGCCTTGGAAACTCTGTGTGGACAAGCCTATGGAGCCAGACAGTACCACATGCTAGGCATTTACACACAGAGAGCGATGTTAACCCTACTAACCTTAGCCATCCCTCTAGCATTCATTTGGCTCAACACAACCACCATTCTGATGCTCTTTGGCCAAGATCATGACATCTCCACTGAAGCAGGAAAGTTCAATGTCTGGATGGTTCCAAGCCTCTTTGCCTACGCTCTTCTCCAGTGCCTCAACAGGTTTCTGCAGACGCAGAACATTGTTTTCCCCATGATGGTGTGCTCTGGAGCCACGGCTTTGCTCCACATTTTTGTTTGTTGGGTTCTTGTCTTTGGATTGGGGCTTGGAAGCAGAGGAGCTGCCCTGGCTAACAGTGTCTCAAATTGGGTGAATGTGGCTTTGTTGGCAATCTATGTGAAGTTCTCACCGGCTTGCCTCAAGACTTGGACGGGCTTTTCAGGTGAAGCCTTGCATGGTGTTCTCGGCTTCTTGAAGCTTGCCATTCCTTCAGCAGTCATGATATG CTTTGAGTATTGGTCCTTCGAAATGGTGGTTCTTCTATCCGGTCTTCTCCCTAATCCACAATTAGAGACATCAGTGCTGTCAATAAG CCTTAACACATGTTGGATGGTCTACATGATCTCTGTTGGTCTTGGTGGAGCAATAAG TACAAGAGTTTCGAATGAATTGGGAGCTGGGCGGGCACAGGGCGCCCGGCTGGCCTTATGTGTTGCGGTGATAGTGGCTGTGGTGGAGGGCACAATAGTGGGAAGTGGTACCATTTTGGTTGGAAATGTGTGGGGAAAACTGTATAGTAGTGAGGAAGAAGTGGTCAAATATGTTGGTAGAATGATGCCGCTGCTTGCAGTTTCCGATTTCTTGGATGGATTTCAGTGTGTCCTATCAG GGGCTGCTAGAGGATGTGGATGGCAAAACCTGTGTGCATTTATCAACCTTGGGGCCTACTTTGTTGTGGCAATCCCCTGTGCTGTGCTCTTTGCTTTTGTCCTGCATATTGGGGGCATG GGACTGTGGATGGGAATTATATGTGGACTGTGTGTACAAGTTATAGCACTTGTTAGCGTAAATTTATGCACGGAGTGGGATCACGAG GCAAGGAAGGCTGTAAACAGCGTTCAAAAGACACGTTGTGTTGTAGATTCTGACCAAATCACACCGTCATGA
- the LOC127806307 gene encoding protein DETOXIFICATION 16-like isoform X2 yields the protein MGSALETLCGQAYGARQYHMLGIYTQRAMLTLLTLAIPLAFIWLNTTTILMLFGQDHDISTEAGKFNVWMVPSLFAYALLQCLNRFLQTQNIVFPMMVCSGATALLHIFVCWVLVFGLGLGSRGAALANSVSNWVNVALLAIYVKFSPACLKTWTGFSGEALHGVLGFLKLAIPSAVMICFEYWSFEMVVLLSGLLPNPQLETSVLSISLNTCWMVYMISVGLGGAISTRVSNELGAGRAQGARLALCVAVIVAVVEGTIVGSGTILVGNVWGKLYSSEEEVVKYVGRMMPLLAVSDFLDGFQCVLSGAARGCGWQNLCAFINLGAYFVVAIPCAVLFAFVLHIGGMGLWMGIICGLCVQVIALVSVNLCTEWDHEARKAVNSVQKTRCVVDSDQITPS from the exons ATGGGAAGTGCCTTGGAAACTCTGTGTGGACAAGCCTATGGAGCCAGACAGTACCACATGCTAGGCATTTACACACAGAGAGCGATGTTAACCCTACTAACCTTAGCCATCCCTCTAGCATTCATTTGGCTCAACACAACCACCATTCTGATGCTCTTTGGCCAAGATCATGACATCTCCACTGAAGCAGGAAAGTTCAATGTCTGGATGGTTCCAAGCCTCTTTGCCTACGCTCTTCTCCAGTGCCTCAACAGGTTTCTGCAGACGCAGAACATTGTTTTCCCCATGATGGTGTGCTCTGGAGCCACGGCTTTGCTCCACATTTTTGTTTGTTGGGTTCTTGTCTTTGGATTGGGGCTTGGAAGCAGAGGAGCTGCCCTGGCTAACAGTGTCTCAAATTGGGTGAATGTGGCTTTGTTGGCAATCTATGTGAAGTTCTCACCGGCTTGCCTCAAGACTTGGACGGGCTTTTCAGGTGAAGCCTTGCATGGTGTTCTCGGCTTCTTGAAGCTTGCCATTCCTTCAGCAGTCATGATATG CTTTGAGTATTGGTCCTTCGAAATGGTGGTTCTTCTATCCGGTCTTCTCCCTAATCCACAATTAGAGACATCAGTGCTGTCAATAAG CCTTAACACATGTTGGATGGTCTACATGATCTCTGTTGGTCTTGGTGGAGCAATAAG TACAAGAGTTTCGAATGAATTGGGAGCTGGGCGGGCACAGGGCGCCCGGCTGGCCTTATGTGTTGCGGTGATAGTGGCTGTGGTGGAGGGCACAATAGTGGGAAGTGGTACCATTTTGGTTGGAAATGTGTGGGGAAAACTGTATAGTAGTGAGGAAGAAGTGGTCAAATATGTTGGTAGAATGATGCCGCTGCTTGCAGTTTCCGATTTCTTGGATGGATTTCAGTGTGTCCTATCAG GGGCTGCTAGAGGATGTGGATGGCAAAACCTGTGTGCATTTATCAACCTTGGGGCCTACTTTGTTGTGGCAATCCCCTGTGCTGTGCTCTTTGCTTTTGTCCTGCATATTGGGGGCATG GGACTGTGGATGGGAATTATATGTGGACTGTGTGTACAAGTTATAGCACTTGTTAGCGTAAATTTATGCACGGAGTGGGATCACGAG GCAAGGAAGGCTGTAAACAGCGTTCAAAAGACACGTTGTGTTGTAGATTCTGACCAAATCACACCGTCATGA